One Geitlerinema sp. PCC 9228 genomic window, CGGACCCAACATGATTCCCCTGGCACAGTTGGAAGGCGTTTTGCGGCCGATTCTGGAAATCCGCTATGCCTTACAAGCTGAGACGGATATACCGGTACTATCTTCATGACTCGAATCGTTCCTACCGACTTGCAACCCAACTTTGCCCGCGTTCAACTGCTGGTTTTGGATGTGGATGGCGTACTCACCGATGGTGGCTTATACTATACCGCAAGCGGCGAAGAATTCAAGAAATTCAATGTCAAAGACGGCATGGGGATTAAGCTGATTCTCAAAGCCGGTATTCAAGCGGCCATCATCACCGCCAGCGAGGCACCAGCTACCCGTCACCGCGCCCAAAAATTGGGCATTCAGCATGTTCGTGTGGGGGTTGAGGATAAGCTCACTGCCTTGAAGGAACTGTGCCAAAAACTCGAACTCGACCTTTCCCAAGTTGCCTATATGGGAGATGATATCAATGATTTACCACCGATGCGTGCGGTGGGTTGCCCGCTAACGGTTGCCGATGCCATGCCTGCCAATCGTGCTGTTGCTATTTATATCACGGAAAAATCAGGTGGCGATGGTGCCGTACGGGAAATTTGCAATTTGTTACTTTCTTTACACGGCAAAACGTAGTTTCGTTCTTGGTGGGGAAAGACTTTGATAAGTACGCAACCGGCTTTCCAAAAGCAAATTCGCCAGCAGCTGCGCCAGTTTCTCACAACGGTGGAAAAACCCATTTTCTCGCCATATTATTTCCCTACCCATCGCTATTTAACCATAGCAGAACGCTGGCGGTTGCTGGGCAAATATATGTTGGTTCCGGTGACAACTCCATCTTCGCAGGTGGCAGTACCGGAAATTTGTTTTGTGTTGTATTCTAAGGCTTGCGAACGTATGTTGTTGCCGTTGCTGTTTCATTTGTTACAGCGGCAAGAAACCCAGTTGGGAAGATATAAAATACGTGCGATCGCTTTAAGTGGGGTTCACGAGTTGAAATTAAATCCCCATGCGATCGCTCATCTAAAAAAACTCGGCTGTTCTGTAGAAACCGACCACTATAGTTTGCTTCGTTTTTGCCAGCAACCCCAAAACAAATTGGTGGTTTTGTGTTTGGATCACCGCCATCTTTCCCAGTTCCATCGCTGTGGTGTTGATATCGCCGATACGTTAAAAACTTTTGGCGTCAAAACCCTTTCTATCCAACACGGCGGTACGCGGGAAGATGCCGTGGAAGGCTTATCAACGGCGGCTTCGGATGTGGTTTTGGTGTGGGGAAAACGGGTTTATCGGCAGTTGGTAGAAACCTACGGCGTCAATGCCAGTCGCTTGCGTTTGGTGGGCAATCCTTTGCACGATGCTTCTGCCCAAATGTTGCGAGATAGTATCAATTCTAGCAAGCCACAATCGGTTTTACAGGTATTGCGCGATCGCTATCCCTACCTACAAAAACAAATCGAAACCAAAAAAATTATCTTGCTCGCTAGCTGCTTGCATAGCGAATATTACGGTTACGAAAACGAACAAGAACTCTACCAACAATATATCCGTCATATCTATCGCAGTTTGGATTTTTCCCAAGTGGTGTTGTTGGTGAAAATGCATCCTTTAGATAAAAAACATCCCAATCTCTATCAAACAGCCGCCGAGGAACTTATCGATAGGAATGCAATGGCGATTATCGAACCGGAAGTTACTGAATTGGATATTTACAAACTTCTCTTAATTTCCGATTTATTGCTAACCCGCTGTTCCACTGTAGCCGAGGAAGCTTTGCTGGCAAACAAAAAAGTGGTTGCCTTCGATCTATTTCCCGAAGGTCCATCAAAAGGATACAAACATTTAGAAGAGTACGGTCGCTATACTACTGCCTATGCCAAACCCAAAGAACAGCTAGCCACAGTAATTTCCCAAGCGTTGTTTTCTCCGCCTGACTCTACTAGCGAACACCCATTCCACGAAACAATTGTTCGCGATATTACCTATGCTTTGGATGGTCAATCCACAGCCAGAGCGGTCGATACGATCTTACAGGAATTGAATGTAGGAGAATTTCGCAAAACTTCCCTACAAAGAGAATAAAAATTCATCAAGCCAACCATGAAAACAGTCGTCCTCATTGATACCAACCACGGCGGTCACCACGTTACATATATGCGATTTTTGGCTAAATCCTTGCTAGAAATGGATTGCCGGGTGGTGGTTTTGTATCCCCAACCGAGAGAAATTCGCTGGTGGATCAAAGAGCATTCTCCTCAAAGAGCTACCCATTTGTTTGCCCGGTCGATGCAGGAGTTGCAAAGCCGGCAAATTCCTATTTACGGAAAACTCCCCCGTAGTATGCCGGTGTTCAAGCGACCGCCGCAGTTTGTCGCGGCAATGGCGCGCTGGCAATACGCTGCCAGTCGAGTGCGTCAGGCTTGCCAGGCTTTGGCTGTGGTTCCCGATTTGGTATTTTTTAACTGGTTGGATAACTATTTTAGCTACTATCTGCCTCCTTTGCTTTTAGATATAATTTTTCCTTATAAATGGTCGGGAATTTATTTTCGACCGGGGGAATTTCGTTTTGGCGATCGCACTTTTCCTATATTCAACTTTCCCCTATACCATGAATTGGTAGCTCGTTCTGGTCGCTGCCAAGCGCTGGCGATTCTCAACGAAGATAGGGTAGCTTCTTTACAGGAAAAAATTGGGAATCCAGTGTTGTCCTTTCCCGATTTTACCGACGAAGCACCACCAGATTTTACCTATTCTATCGCTCAAGAAATTAAAAAACAAGCCGGCGATCGCAAAATTATCGGTATCATTGGCTCCATGAGCAAACGTAAAGGCATGGTAACCTTGCTCGAAGTGGCGCAAAAATCCCTCGGCGAGGACTGGTTTTTTGTGTTTGCCGGTCATTTTTCCCAAAAAGCATTCCATCAAGATTTTCGCCACAAACAAAATGAAGACTACTACCGCATTCTTGATATCCTTAAAAATGGTCTGCCCAATTGTTACTTCCATTTTGACTACATTCCCGACGAACCGCAATTTAATGCGTTAATCAATACCTGCGATATTTTGTTTGCTGCCTACGAAAATTTCCCCTACAGCAGCAACTTGCTTGCCAAAGCGGCGGCGTTTGAAAAACCCATTGTGGTCAGCCAAGGATATTGTATGGGCAACCGGGTGGAAACTTTTGAAATGGGAGCAACCATTGAGGAAGGA contains:
- a CDS encoding HAD hydrolase family protein, which produces MTRIVPTDLQPNFARVQLLVLDVDGVLTDGGLYYTASGEEFKKFNVKDGMGIKLILKAGIQAAIITASEAPATRHRAQKLGIQHVRVGVEDKLTALKELCQKLELDLSQVAYMGDDINDLPPMRAVGCPLTVADAMPANRAVAIYITEKSGGDGAVREICNLLLSLHGKT
- a CDS encoding glycosyltransferase; its protein translation is MKTVVLIDTNHGGHHVTYMRFLAKSLLEMDCRVVVLYPQPREIRWWIKEHSPQRATHLFARSMQELQSRQIPIYGKLPRSMPVFKRPPQFVAAMARWQYAASRVRQACQALAVVPDLVFFNWLDNYFSYYLPPLLLDIIFPYKWSGIYFRPGEFRFGDRTFPIFNFPLYHELVARSGRCQALAILNEDRVASLQEKIGNPVLSFPDFTDEAPPDFTYSIAQEIKKQAGDRKIIGIIGSMSKRKGMVTLLEVAQKSLGEDWFFVFAGHFSQKAFHQDFRHKQNEDYYRILDILKNGLPNCYFHFDYIPDEPQFNALINTCDILFAAYENFPYSSNLLAKAAAFEKPIVVSQGYCMGNRVETFEMGATIEEGNVEQCKEALHFLCQQLESDTPKLRFDFAGYRNCHSVAKLDRIFQTILSQKTTREVSQPLAL